TCTAACCCACTTTATTTTGTCCCTTAAAACCACTTGAGAGTACAGCAGACTCTGGTTTTCAAATACAAAGCATTCTGCTTAAATGTATATTTAGCACCGTTCCCACAGACGTGTTACAGCTTTCTGTTAGAAACTTGAAACATGATTTCAGTCCTGTCTTCTGAGATATGCTGACCATCTGAAGGTATGTCAATTAGTTAACCACCTTATCATCATAAAAATATACACTGCCAGGCACTCTAATAATTATTTCCAATATTCACCCAGTTTATAAAGCTACAAAAAGACTGATTtgctacaaaaaacaaaaacaaacaaaaaaacccaacagataCCCACAACATCCTCCTATGCCTGATTACAGAAGACAAGACTTTTATCCCAAACTAGGGTGTTCTATTTATCTGTTAAGGACATATTAGAGAGGTACCAAAATAAATGTTAATGTTCCATGTCCTTCCATCTGCATTTCTCTCATGCCACCTTCGTAACTGATATACATCTGGACACTTCTGCATTCAAAGCGAGTATCTCAAAGGAATATTTTTGCACTAAGATCAGTGAAAGTGCTGCATTTTAGCCAGACAGATCTTTTTGCTACCACTTAAATATATTTCTGCTGGTGAACTAATTAGAAGTTTTAAGAGTACCAACCCCAAGTACCAATTTAAGTGGGAGAAAGACAAATGACTGGGATAAAactagaaatgcagatttcatgTAACAGATCAATGATAAAATGTGCTAGAATCTGTTTCCTAAGCCTTTTGTTGAAAACCTTTTGCTCTTATTATCACATTTTCTCCATCTGTTGCAGCCCTTTTCTTGCACAGAAAATCCATCCAACTCAGAAGCTTGTTATTTCATGCATTTCAGGAATAGTAGTCAGCCCCAGCTGACATCCCTGGAACACACTGGCTCTCTAATAAGACCCTCAACTTTCAACCCAAGAAGGCCAATCAGTATTTTGACTCTGTCACACCTGACTGTAACCTTGGGACTCCACCTCTAGATCCCTAGTTCTCTGAGCTCCTACTTTCTTATAGAGCAGGGAGAACACACATTGTTATTCAATCAAATCTCCCTTGTGGAAAATAGGGAGTGCAAAAGGGAACTCAGAAGGTACACTTGCTAGTACAGCAATGAGACGTAATCCTAGAGCTTCATCCGTAAGGTACCAAGTTAACAAACGTTTAGCAGCTAAGAGGACGAACATTTAAagcttaaattttgtttttacgATCACACAGttaaaaacatttgctttctggATCAGCTGAAATGCAGTTACATGATAAAGGATGTATTTGGCAACTGTGCAGTACCAAGGCACTGTGGTAACACGCTTGGTTATTGCCATCACGTCGTGATCTCCTCAGCCAAAATAGTTTATTGGTCATGTTTGGAAGCAAAGGACCCTAATTAGCTTGTTAAATAATCCAGTTATTAGTGGACATTTCAGAATGTTAAACTCCATTCTGCATGGTCTGTCATTTTTTAACCTAACCGGCTGCTAGGCTACTTTCTATCCGATGTGCCTTGCACAGATGGAGAACAGGTTCTTCTTTCCCCGTGTCACCCATCTCATATATCACATCACTGAAGGAGACAAGAACTGACAAAAACACTGCATATATCAATAGTCACCATCTGACTTCAACATTTGTGAGACACTGTGCAGAAGCACTATGACCTTCTGAATCATCAATATACAAGTGACATGTACTCCCAAGTTAGAGGAAACTAGTTCAAAGATGGGCTAGGAGGCAACTTAATTGAGAAATTACCTGATGAACCACATCAGTGTATTTcaatttcaaaactgaaaagacatttaaaacaaatgtaggAAAGTATTTAAAGTGTATGCTTACCCTCTGAGGTTCATTAGCAAAAATTTTAGGGCAGACTGAATGTTTATGACTATCAAGAGCCTACAGTGTTATCGTAATCAGAGTCAGAAATAGATTACCTTCCTAATATTTTAAAGGAACCAGACATGGTTCTGTTTCTGTTATGAAAAATTTCTGTCATGGTTTCTGTTATGAAAAATTTTCATATAGGAAACTCATTCCCTGTTCATAATCACAGAGATTTTTGGCCATCCTTGATACAGGCCCAAGACTGAACTAAATGACTTGTCTATCATTATACTATAAAAGACAACTAACTGGTCAAGTAGCAGACAGTTATCAGATTGCAGGGGTGAGAAACATATAGTCAAATCAAAAACTTTCTAACTATTTTAAGagattaaaagtttttttttttttcagaggtcTTGAAGAACCTTCTAAAAACCCAGCATAAACTCCACAAATTCCAAAATATGGCTCCACTGCACAGGCTTCCTGGATAACCATGAATCCTTTCCAAATCACATATCAACTTCTGCGCCATTGTCTTTCCTACCTAGGAAGAGGATACTTCAGCAGTCCGTGGGCCACGTTTAGTTCAGTTGTGTTATTTCAGCCCTAAACTTGCTGAGCATCTATGCTAACGATAATAAATTAATCCAAGACAAAACCTTTTTCAGATCCAAAAGCTTTACAGAATCAGTCATTACTCAGAAGCAGATGTGATTACACCAATGCAATTTTTTCAAGACTAAGCCCAAGTTGTTTGAAATTCCAACATTTGCTGGAGCCAGTGTTTCAGCATCACCTTCCCAAATGTTCCTGTGTCTAAGAATTAGTTTTGTAAATGCAATCTGACCAAGTGATTTCTAATTATCCTTCTCCCCATTACAATTGTGTACCTAATCCGGATATATTCAATAAAGAGGAAGATTCAAGCTGAATCTCATAAAGGCATTCAAATTCAATTTTGTGAAAACTAATTTTCCTAGTACAAATTGGGGTCTCTCACTTGGAGAGGGCTGTTGACTACATACAGTTTCTAAATCCATGGCAGGATACTCCAATGAAAATAACGAGGAAAGATGCTAGACAATATTGAGAAAAGGTAATACAAGAAGAGGACTGAAGCATCCACAATAAACATGTAAACATCTCAGGGAATAGAACACCTTTGTTTAGTTTCTATTTTCACACATGAAGAAAGTCAAATAATTCCATTCTTCATCTGGAAAGCTAATCTGAACTAGAACAAAGCATTCCTGTTTCAAACAAAACACTTTAATTAAAGTAATCATGGGTCACAAGTTTGATATCACCATAGATACCAAGGTGATAAGAGCAGTTATGGTAAGGCTAAATGGTTGCAAACAACGGTACTGCAACTAAGTAACCACATAAACAAGACAAGGATCGAGTATTCCCCCTTAATCACATTAATATATATTTGCTAGACTATTACTACGCATTTCAAGATGGGCTAACTCATTTACAGGCAAAGATTTGTGATTGCCTAAGTTTGGTATGACCCATGAACAAGTTAATATAGTAGCTCTAGAACACAGTAACAAGAAATTAATTCACACTGTCTTCCCACACTGTGGTAAGCAAAGTGCTCTTGTCCCCCATTCAAATACCCAGGAACAGCAATATAGGACCCATTGTTTTATCTTGATGCATGGCCTTGTTTACTGTTTGTCTTTTGATAAACTTTTTGCTAAATACTTAAATCAAATAGTCAATTACATCAGGGTGCAAGTCAGTCTTTAATTATGTCAACATACAGATGCAAAACTACTATCTTTGTTCAAAATAAAGTGTCCTTGTTTCTGCAGGGAAAAACTTAGTACAACTATCCTTTTGCAAGCAggtcatttgttttgtttttccagttttgcttctGTTGGAATTTTTCTGGCATTCATACCCCCTCTTAAACTtctgaaaacaggaaatgaagTCTCAGAACTTCTACATTTGACCACGAACCACTCTAGAGCACTTTTACAAGATTCACTAAGCTGTGTAAGAGGTGTAAAAGCCTGTCCAATAGGCTCAGTAAGCTCCACAACACTTAACTGACCAGGGTATTACTACAGGCTGTTTGAactgtgtgtttgggggggggaggtCAAACTTTAATACTTTTCTTTCACATACAGGCTTTGTGATTTGGGCTTTTGAGCCTGTTTTTGGGAGGTGGGCGAGGTGTTTTAGAAATTAAGTTCGAATAGGTATTCTGCATCATGTTTAGACTATAACCAAGCTGAATGTATCAGTGCAATTCAGTCCCCAGTAAGTTACATGGTAGATACTGTCCAGCCTGTCCTTGCATGTTTGTGATCATAAAAAGcaaatccactgaaatcaatggggtTACCTGATGTAACAGTGCAAAGAGAATCAAGTGCATTGATTATACATGCATTTCATTTCAGCCGAGTAATAATCTGCACAAAGCAGCTCTACGGAAGCATCCAACTGGGCAGTATGAATTTCAGAGTACAAACGCGTGCTAGTAATTTTCAGTTGATCTCAGTCAGTTCCTGTAACCTGCTAGCTCATGAGTCATACATCCACTTGCATTCAGTTATCTTAGATAGCTTCCACACACCATAAGACTACGTTTGTTTCTATTCTGTCTTTCCTGGATGGTCAATTCCAAGAAAAAGAGTAGCAAATGAATTGAATTCAACTTACATGTATTGATACACAGATGCGTATAGAAATCCCGTTCTACTAAACAGTATTTGAGAAACTCAAATGGAAAGTTTTCAATTTATCATGAAGCAGACTCAATTTGCTGTCAACAAAGTATCAGGCTCCTAAAAATGATTTCTGAGAACATTTTGCAGCAGCTACATTATACACAAAAAATACACTCCAAGTATCATACTCTCTGCCAAAACTTGTTAAATAACCACCTATATTAGAAGGTCAGATGGACCATTCTTTGCATTTTATCAGGCCCGAGAATTCAGCCATTCAATATACTTTTCCTTCAGCACTCCTACTGCTAACAAGTACTGGTCATTCACACACAACATATAAGCAGTTTAGAGTGCATCAGGAATTTAAACAGTATCTTCTAACCTGAACCCTATCAGACTCTTTACAAGTTAAAAAAGAGCACAAAAATTATGATACATAAAACGGATTACCAACAGATTATTTAACGACAACACAGCAATTTAAATATTACATGAAGTGATACGATTTGACTTAGTTTTCATGCTTATGTAACTTTAGCGTAGAAGTTTAACTACAGAGCCTTGCTTCCAGTAATACATTTGGGGTTTTTGGAAGGggtgagagggaggaaaaaaaataaacagcatatcACAAGTAACACTCTTCTACTGACGGAAAAGTCTCATCCACCCTTACTTTAAAGGAAAAGGTAAGAAAACAGTGGTAGATAAAAAACTGGCGGTAGGCTTCAGATTTAGTCCAAGCCTTGCAGATACTAAATGCCTTCATAATACCAAGTTTTTATTCCCTTTGAGACCGCTCCACAAAAACCCGACTCAAACACGCACAGGACCTCACACAAGCCAGGGACCCGCTGCACCTATTTTAAAAGCCCGTTTAAAGCCCCGGAGCCGATCGAGGGAAAGCTACACCACCCCGAGCGCAGACGCGAaagcgctcccgctcccgctacccccgccgccgccgggccggagCGCCCCCCCGGCTGCTGTCAGACCCTGGCTCCTACCAAGGGGCCCTCGGAAGCCCCGGCTATTTTCGGCCCGTCTCTCCGAAGCAGCCCCCCGGGCGGGGGAAGGTCTCTCCCTCTCGCCGGCGCCGCTCAGTTAGGGCGAGCAGGCCCCACCCACAGCCGCGGCGAGTGcgcggccggtgccgggcggccgcggggcccggcccccccatcccctgccccggccccggccacgTTTGCGGGCGGTGTGCGAGCAAGGCGCCGGGCCCGCGCCCGGCAGAGCcggtgaggcggcggcggggcgcgccccCCGCGCATAACGGTCGCGGGCCGCCGCCGCACACGCCTCatccggggccgccgcccgcggtCAGCGTTACAGCGCGGCCCAatgcggcggcgggcgcgcggcggagGCAGCcgaggggcgggcggcgcggccgggaaggcggcggcggcccgagaggggagccgggggaggggacggggaggcGCGACGGCGGCGGGctgggaagaaggaggaaagcgAGCGCCGGGAGGAGCgggcgaggcggccgcgggggggagggaagacggcggagggggcggcggggacgcggcgggggagcgggcgccgcgaggcgggggggccgcggagccgcggggcggggaCGGGGGGAGCCGCGAGGAGGCTGGGTTCGCCCCGCACCGTGTGCCCGCCCGCGCACCCCGCCTCCCCCTGCTGCAGAAACTACGCCATTGCGGCCTAGTCCTGGAGCCAGCGgcgcgctgcctccctccctctcgcaCCCCCCTcagccgccgccatcttggcggCCGCCGCCATCTTTCCTTCCCCCCGCCGGAGCCGGgcaggagcagcggcagcagcagcgcagaCCCCGCCATCTTTTCGGGGAGCCGCCATACTTGCCCTGGCGATGAACATGGCGGCGCCCATCACACACATCAAAACATGGCCTCCCTTCAAAACAAAACTGTCCGGGCCGAgccggggagccgccggcagggcccaggggccggggagggaggggTCCGGCGCGCACTTACCCGAGGCCCACATGGTGACCGAGAACTCCCCCTCCAGGGTCTTGATCTGCACCTGCTTCTGCTCCCAtttcctgccgccgccgccctcggccccgccgccgcctcccccgctcAGGTAACTCTTCTTGCTGCTCTTCTTGCCGCTGCCGCCCTTCTTAACGCGGCCTCCCCCACCGGccgaggaggagccgccgccTCCGCTCTTGCTGCCGGCGGCGGCCACGGTGACCAGGGTCTGCTCGATGTACTCGTCCTCCCCGGCGGGGGCTGGCACCGGGATAAGAATCTGGTCCTCGAAGCCGTCGTCGGCCCGCAGTCCGTCCGAGTCGTCTCCCCCTACCACCTCCTCGCGGGTCTGCACCAGGATCAcctcttggtggtggtggtgcagaTGGAGctgtcccccgccgccgccggccgcgccgccgcccgccccgctgggGTCCCCGTCCGAGACCAGCGGCTGCAGCGCGATCATgggctggtggtggtggtagtggtgcGGCGGGTGGTGCGGGCCGCACTCCTCGCAGCactcgtcctcgtcctcctcttcctcgtccTCCTCGCCGCCCACCACGGTGGTCTCGATGGTCTCCACCGGGATGGTCTCCACCTCGATCTCGTGCAGCTCCACGATCTCGGCCGGCATCTCCGAGCCGTCCGTGGCGATGTACAGGGTGTCTCCCGAGGCCATGGTGGggcgagggggagggagggagggagggggggagagagagatcagcgggcggggaggggagctcCGGTCCGCTCCCCTCGGCGGATGGTGGGGCTTGGGCTCCTCTCGCTTTCCTTCCttcgcctcctcctcccccttccacACAAACACCAGCTCCTCACAGCCAgcgagagagggagggagggaggcagccagCCGCCAAATCCCGGCTACGCTCCCTCGCGAGACTTCCGCTGCTACCGCCGAGACGGACTCCAGCCCCGGgaggccgctgccgccgcggcccgcctcCCCGCCGCTCGGCGGCCAATCACGCCGCCCTCGACACCCACGGCTCGCCCCAGCGAACGAGGCGGCCTATGGCGCCGCGCCGTGCCTCGGGGGCCCGCCCCCACGTCCTGCCGCGAGCCTATCGGGGAGCGCTGCGAGCGGGGAGCGCGCCTCCCAGCGGCGAGCAGCTAACGGGGCCCCGGCGGCGTCagctcgccgccgcccgccccgccccctccgcgctcGCCCCACCCCTCGCGGAagcgccgccccggcggcgggacGGGAGAGCGCGGCCGCCATGTgccgcgggccgccgcgccccgccccccgccccggggccgccggcagGGGGCGCGCGGGGAGGCCGCCCGTcaccggcggcgcggcgggagcggccccggggccgcccgagGGGCGCGGGGTCGGGGCGGAGCCCCGTgtgccgccgcggggcgggctcAGAGCGGTGGCGCTGGTAGGAGCGGTGCGCGTGGGTCTCACGGCCGCGCCGGTGCGCACGTTTCCTCGGCCTCCCCGCGGCGGCCGTCGCGGGGCTCCCGGTGAGCGGCCCGCTCCGGGCAGCGCGCCCTGCGGCGTCGACCTCTGCGTCGGCCTGTAGCCGAGACCGGTAGCCCGGTGCGAGAACCCGGGTCTAAAACAGCTTAAAACGAGCGATACTCGCGGTCGTTAGCGTCTGCCCATCGCTGAACCGCGCTGCCCgcagctccttccctccccagacAGCAGTGAGATAATTCGTGCTGGGCAAACGCAGCGGCGCTCCACTTCCCCCTCTTCAGCCGCCGCGGGACCCTTCCCCGCCGGCGCGGAGCTCCCCGCGCGAGCGGGTGCCGGGGGAGCACGGCCGCTCTCACGCGTTTTGCGTTCATGTGGTCACTGGCTTCACACGGGGTCAAGCCCGTGCGCACTTAGAGCACAAACGATATTTGCAAAGAAACAGCTGTTTCGGTATGAACAAACAGATGTGAGAGTGTTTACGAGCAGGATGCACAGGACCGCAGCCTGGGACGCACAGGATCTCGTCAATCGCTCCCAAGTGGTGCCGATGAGAAGTCCTTCAGAAGGACTGTCTGTTATCTTCAGCTGAAGGTGAAGGTACTATAAGCTCTGCAAGtatttaaatctgaaaaaaataaacattcagtTTTTACAAAGTAAATTGCTGCCGAATGCTAggcttttaaaacaaatcaaacccTTACAGGCCTTCTGTATCCGTGACAGGGTCGTTTCATCTTTTGTTCCTTATTCCTTCTTTTATACTTTCTTCTGTTAAcacctcctttccttccccttatATATCAAGCTTCTGATTaccaaaaatgcagttttgcctCATAAGTATTTCCTAGACTGCTGTAGTCATGTGATAAATTCCATTTTTATATTCACTTCTCCCTATACCATTGCTTTTCTTGCTAATATCCCAAATTGCCActtgtttaaaaacaagtaaaagatTCCTGctataaaatactttcttctaCCTCAGCTTGAAGTGTTCTCAAAGTTAGTCTATCCAAGTTTCAATGAGCACTACTGAGCTCTGGGCTAATGAcaagagcagaaaatattttcttattaagTATCAGGAATAGTAGCAGATTTACTTAATGCGTGGAAGTCTGGGAATTCCTTCCTTCCAGTCATACTCAGTACTCTCATTTTAACAAACTGCAAGATGTACATAAGGTATATGTAAGTTCTCAATAGGGAAAAGGAAGTGAGCCATAAAGGAgattacatttctattttaacaCTGTGTTTCCCCACATTGTGCTTAGTtgcaaagaaattaattttataatCTATTTACCCTAGACTCTTACTGCTGTCAATACAAAAGAGAAGGCCAGCAagtttttttttactgaattaaCCAACTAACTCAAAGGATGCACATAGCTGAATATATTAGCTGTGTGGGAACCAATTATTTTAGgtgaaatttgtgtgtgtgtgtgtgtgtgtaaatgagGTTTGTCAACTAGCAAATTCACATTCTCTCATGTTTATGAATGCAAATTTTTTGGTCCAGGTCAGGTCAGTCACAATatcttaacagttttttttttaatgccgtttaatttttatgtttttactgTGAACAAGcataacattttcaaaacacttttgaACAGAAAAGGCAGTTTTAAATTTGTAAGCATCAGAATCATGTTATTTTGAATATTATgaatattttctggttttttcCCCATACTTTGGCTTAAAGCCAATGTTTTGCTGCAACATTCACaattcattaatttttaacaAGAAACGTTATGTTGAAAGGTTCTTCAACAGTGGTTTAACCATTATAAAGTCTTCTTCATCCTGAATTAGGTAATTTGCTTAACTAGCATATGATATTTTTCAGTAACCACGAGGATTAGACATATATCATTATTCCAATTGctcaaacagagaaaaatatatcGACAAGCAAAATCGAAGATGTGGAAGCTGCCAAGTGAAAAGTTGTTTAAAACAGAATCTCATCCTcctcttgtttccttttctctgtccAAATAGCAGCAGAAGTTACTCCCAAGATAATCTCGCATCTTCCCACCCTGCACACCGCATTTTACTT
This window of the Dromaius novaehollandiae isolate bDroNov1 chromosome 5, bDroNov1.hap1, whole genome shotgun sequence genome carries:
- the YY1 gene encoding transcriptional repressor protein YY1, with amino-acid sequence MASGDTLYIATDGSEMPAEIVELHEIEVETIPVETIETTVVGGEEDEEEEDEDECCEECGPHHPPHHYHHHQPMIALQPLVSDGDPSGAGGGAAGGGGGQLHLHHHHQEVILVQTREEVVGGDDSDGLRADDGFEDQILIPVPAPAGEDEYIEQTLVTVAAAGSKSGGGGSSSAGGGGRVKKGGSGKKSSKKSYLSGGGGGGAEGGGGRKWEQKQVQIKTLEGEFSVTMWASDDKKDIDHETVVEEQIIGENSPPDYSEYMTGKKLPPGGIPGIDLSDPKQLAEFARMKPRKIKEDDAPRTIACPHKGCTKMFRDNSAMRKHLHTHGPRVHVCAECGKAFVESSKLKRHQLVHTGEKPFQCTFEGCGKRFSLDFNLRTHVRIHTGDRPYVCPFDGCNKKFAQSTNLKSHILTHAKAKNNQ